The window TCAATGTCAACTTTTACTTTGTTCTCATAACCTGAATAGGTATGGACTACATACCAATTAGCTTCTGACATAAACTCACCTTAACCCTTACGAATTATAAGACAAAACTGAGACCAAACTTGATGATCAGATCAATAATCGCAATAATCAATCCTAAAGCAATCGCTGATGACATAACAGCGATCGTCTGCTTCGTTACGGTTTCTTTGTCAGGCCAAACAATTTTCGCAAACTCAGTTTTCA of the Lacrimispora indolis DSM 755 genome contains:
- the secE gene encoding preprotein translocase subunit SecE, translating into MGDTVNNESAQKKNFFKGLKTEFAKIVWPDKETVTKQTIAVMSSAIALGLIIAIIDLIIKFGLSFVL